GAGGAACTCATCCTGGAACCTGCTTGTACCATTGAGCATCATTACTAAGGTTACAGTGCATGGTGACGTTTTCTCCTTTCTTCACTGTGAGAACAGGAGGCTTCTGGTCACCACAGTCACAGCGGTGACACCTGAAAAGTAAAAGCATGTCGGTGTGGCGAGGGTTCACGTTTACACAAGATGGATGTGAGAGGTGAGCGAGTGCAGTGCTGTGAGAGCTTACATGAGAGTGAGGAGAGAGCAGAGAGCCGGCAGCATCTCGGAGGCGGCTGATGGGACTCTGGTGCTGAGAGAAGAGACGAGGAGCTCGAGGAGCAGATGAAGGAGGAGAGGCGGAGGGGACGAGCTATAAGAGAGtcgggaggaggaggaggagacgcTTGACTGGCCACGCCTGAGCTCTCGTCTCTCTGAGCTTCTTTACTGTTCGTGGAAAATTTCTGCTGCTGGTTCAGAACTGTTAAGTGGTTCCACCACGGTACCATTAGAACTTCAGTTCATATTTGTTCTGCTGCTTTAACTCAGTACGTCTGAGCAAAGCTAACAGTTTGTTTAATGAGATCTTGTTCTGGCTTTGATGATTGGTGGACAGTAAGAAGTGACGAGGAAATCAAACTTTTTAAAGCACTGAGGGGTTTTTAACCAATATTTTAACCTGTTGTGTTGATTAAATGTTCAGTATCTCATCAGTTAAAGTACTAGacctgtaatcagaaggttgttggttcaagcccttaaataaaggcatctgctaaatgatcCTGTTGGTTAAACCTAATCTAACAGCTTCAAGTTCCACCAATAATTCCATGTTTACTCTCTATAAATACAGTTTTAGTCATGTGATTATTTCCAGATGCAGAATAACAGTATTTGACTGGGAGCactggtggcacagctgtaaaatacactagcgcaCTGCTGCTGAGATCTGCTGATCTTATATACAGTTCTAACAGCTTCTGGATTTTGTagcaggattttggagtgtgtctgaggGACTGTATGTCCTTTCTGTTGTCCTTCATTAAACTGGTGGCCCAAAATTAGAAGCATATCATTCTAATTTAGGTCAATAATGGAGGAGTTTGAATCTACTGGTGATGTTAAGAACTCACTGGAAGTGGACGTTTGTCTTTAttgaccacacacacagacaggagGACGGTTCAAGTGGCCAAAGACTCTTTAGTGGTGGTGAAATTTTGCTTCATTTACGCTGATTTTTATTTAACCCTCCAGTGGTTTGGTCTTCAGCTTCttgttgtttgtgttggtgtgtgaaAGCAGAAGTGAGAGTGGTGAGCAGTGAGGAGGTTTTTGTCATGATCTCAATCACTGTGATACCCACTAATTAACAGAGCTGTCCCATGTGCTACAGTAATACACTGCAGAATCTCCGACCTCCACGTTATTGATTATTAGAGTGTAATCAGACTTGGACGAGTGTGTGGATGTGAATTTAGGAGCCGAGAAACCAGAACCATAACTAGGAGAGCTCCAGCCATGATAATGTCTTATCACGTGCTGAGGAGCTTCTCCTGGAACCTGCTTGTACCATCGTGCACTACTGTCAGTAACAGTTCCCAGGTTACAGTACATGGTGATCTTTTCTCCTTTCTTCACCGTGAGAACAGGAGGCTTCTGGGTCACCACGGTCACACCACTGACAcctgaaaaataaaagcagcGTGGGTGTGGCGAGGGTTCACGTTTACACGAGATGGATGTGAGAGGTGAGCGAGTGCAGCGCTGTGAGAGCTTACATGAGAGAGCGGCGAGGAGAGAGCAGAGAGCCGGCAGCATCTCGGAGGCGTCTGATGGGACTCTGGTGCTGAGAGAAGAGACGAGGAGCTCGAGGAGCAGATGAAGGAGGAGAGGCGGCGGGGACGAGCTATAAGGGAGtcgggaggaggaggagggaggagGAGATGCTCGACTGAGTGAAAGTAAGTGAACCCGCCCTCGAGAGCGTGTTTACATGCAACATTTTCtcgatttctttttatttgctggatttaacatttataaaaaaacactgaagctAATAAACAGTGCAGAAGTTTAATCACAGTACAGGATTTATCCAGACGTCCAGACTTCAGCATAATATCGTATATCTAACATTTATAcaactgtatataataaataaagaaacagcAAGAATAAAACATGTGCTACCCATACATGATGCTGAGAAACCAGTACGTGCTTCCATCACCTCTAGACTGGACGTTTGCAGCGTGTCGCTATCTGACTGTCCAGCACGTTCTTTATTTTCAAGCTTGACATCAGCGGTCTGATTCAGTTTGGATTTATGACTTCCTGCTTATGACTGTAAGGTTAAGTTGTTTAAGGGCCTTTTTTGGAAAGTTCCTTTAGGAGACCAGGACAGTCGTCAATCACGCTGGAAATAAAAGCCTGGACGAGTTTCTCCAGGTCTGGTTTAGTCAGGAAATCTCTGATCTTGTTGATGTTCTTAAGGTGATGAAATGCTGATTTAGTAACATGACTACTAAAACTGAGATCTGAGTCCACAAGCACGCCAAGTTACGAGCTCGTTCTTTTGGTCCGAGGGCTCTCAGATCCAGATGTGAAGCTTTTAGTTGTTTGTAAGTGAAAGCAGAAGTGAGAGTGGTGAGCAGTGAGGAGGTTTTTGTCATGATCTCAATCACTGTGATACCTCCTCATTAGCAGAGCTATCATATGTGTGACAGTAATACACTGCAGAATCTCCGACCTCCACGTTACTGATTATTAGAGTGTAATCAGACTGGGACGAGTGTGTGGATGTGAATTTAGGAGCCGAGAAACCAGATCCATACCTAGGAGAGCTCCATTCATGATAATTTCTTAACACAAACTGAGGAGCTTCTCCTGGAACCTGCTTGTACCATCGTGCAGCACTACCAGTAACAGTTCCCAGGTTACAGTGCATGGTGATCTTTTCTCCTCCCTTCACTGTGAGAACAGGAGGCTTCTGGGTCACCACGATCACACCGCTAACAcctgaaaaataaaagcagtgtggGTGTGGCGAGGGTTCACGTTTACACGAGATGGATGTGAGAGGTGAGCGAGTGCAGCGCTGTGAGAGCTTACATGAGAGAGCGGCGAGGAGAGAACAGAGAGCCGGCAGCATCTCGGAGGCGTCTGATGGGACTCTGGTGCTGAGAGAAGAGACGAGGAGCTCGAGGAGCAGATGAAGGAGGAGAGGCGGTGGGGACGAGCTATAAGGGAGtcgggaggaggaggagacgcTTGACTGGCCACGCCTGAGCTCTCGTCTCTCTGAGCTTCTTTACTGTTCGTGGAAAATTTCTGCTGCTGGTTCAGAACCGTTAAGTGGTTCCACCACGGTACCATTAGAACTTCAGTTCATATTTGTtctgctgctttaacacagtacGTCTGAGCAAAGCTAACAGTTTGTTTAATGAGATCTTGTTCTGGCTTTGATGATTGGTGGACAGTAAAAAGTGACGAGGAAATCAAACTTTTTAAAGCACTGAGGGGTTTTTAACCAATATTTTAACCTGTTGTGATGACTAAATGTAGCATTGCTTAAACACACTGATCTTATATACAGTTCTAACAGCTTCTGGATTTTGTagcaggattttggagtgtgtctgaggGACTGTATGTTCTTTCTGTTGTCTTTTATGAAACTGGTGCcccaaagttgaaagcatatcattCCACTTTCAGGTCAATAATGGAGGAGTTTGAATCTAATGGTGATGTTAAGAACTCACTGGAAGTGGACGTTTGTCTTTAttgaccacacacacagacaggagGACGGTTCAAGTGGCCAAAGACTCTTTACATTTGTCAGTTCTCAGAATTAGAAAGTCAACAGAACTACAATTAGATGCTTCCATAAACAGAAGATGTTTGGGAAAGATCAcgctggatctcagtggtaatAAAATTCTGCTTCATCTACGCTGATTTATATTTAACCCTCCAGTGGTTTGGTCTTCAGCTTCTTGTTGTATGTGTTGGTGTGTGAAAGCAGAAGTGAGAGTGGTGAGCAGTGAGGAGGTTTTTGTCATGATCTCAATCACTGTGATACGTGCTCATTAGCAGAGCTGTCCCATGTGCTACAGTAATACACTGCAGAATCTCCGACCTCCACGTTACTGATTATTAACTGGTAATCAATTTTTGAAGAAGCTTTAGATGTGAAGCGTGAGGATGAAAAATGATCTCCATATTTATCAGGAGCGCTGTGAGAATGATAAAATCTCAACACAAACTGTGGAGTTTCAGATGGAATCTGTTTGTACCAGGAGACGTAGTTGCCTTCGTCTTTTTCGATGTTACACTCCAGAGTGACGCTTTTCCCCTTTTGTTCTGTTAGAACCGAGGGTTTCTGTGTCAACGCTTTGTGGGAACTGACCACTGGAAGACAGAAGGACATCAGACGATGGTTATGAGCATCAGCGTCATTTTAAACAGAAGGATGAGAAATAATAAAGAAGATGAAGGAAAGCAGGAGCAGATCTCTTACGTGTCAGGACGGCGAGGAGAGCGCAGACGCTCGGCAGCATGTTGGCAGAACGAAGGACAGAGCGAAGAACCGAGTGGAACCTGATGAGCCCAAAGAGTGGAGGAACCTTCATAAAGGATCGGGGGAGGAACCTGGATCTGCCGTCAGCCAATCAGACGACAACAACTGAAAAAGGTGAGATGTAAAAAAccttaaattaaatatacactaaattatacattatatgaccaaaactatgtggacatttgaccgtgagcttgttggaggtGCAGTTGCCTAAACACACTGATCTTATATACAGTTCTAACAGCTTCTGGATTTTGTagcaggattttggagtgtgtctgaggGACTGTATGTCCTTTCTGTTGTCCTTTATTTAACTGGTGCtccaaagttggaagcatatcattccaCTTTCAGGTCAATAATGGAGGAGTTTGAATCTAATGGTGATGTTAAGAACTCGCCTGGAAGTGGACGTTTGTATTTAttgaccacacacacagacaggagGACGGTTCGACTCAGTAGCGGTGGTGGAATTCTGCTTTATTTATGCTGATTTTTGTTTAACCCTCCAGTGGTTTGATCTTTAGCTTTTAGttgtttgtgttggtgtgtgaaAGCAGAAGTGAGAGTGGTGAGCAGTGAGGAGGTTTTTGTCATGATCTTAATCACTGTGATACGTGCTCATTAGCAGAGCTGTCCCTTGTAGTACAGTAATACACTGCAGAGTCACTGACCTCCACGTTATTGATTATTAGAGTGTAATCAGACTGGGACGAGTGTGTGGATGTGAATTTAGGAGCAGAGAAACCAGATCTATACTTAGGAGAGCTCCAGCCATGATAATTATTTAACATAAACTGAGGAGCTTCTCCTGAAACCTGCTTGTACCATCGAGCATCATTAGTAACAGTTCCCAGGTTACAGTGAATGGTGACGTTTTCTCCTTTCCTCAGCGTGAGAACAGGAGGATTCTGGGTCACCATGATCACACCGCTGACAcctgaaaaataaaagcagcGTGGGTTTGGCGAGGGTTCAGATTTACACGAGATGGATGTGAGAGGTGAGCGAGTGCAGCGCTGTGAGAGCTTACATGAGAGAGCGGCGAGGAGAGAGCAGAGAACCGGCAGCATCTCGGAGGCGGCTGATGGGACTCTGGTGCTGAGAGAAGAGACGAGGAGCTCGAGGAGCAGATGAAGGAGGAGAGGCGGTGGGGACGAGCTATAAGGGAGtcgggaggaggaggagacgcTTGACTGGCCACGCCTGAGCTCTCGTCTCTCTGAGCTTCTTTACTGTTTGTGGAAAATTTCTGCTGCTGGTTCAGAACCGTTAAGTGGTTCCACCACGGTACCATTAGAACTTCGGTTCATATTTGTTCTGCTGCTTTAACTCAGTACGTCTGAGCAAAGCTAACAGTTTGTTTAATGAGATCTTGTTCTGGCTTTGATGATTGGTGGACAGTAAGAAGTGACGAGGAAATCAAACTTTTTAAAGCACTGAGGGGTTTTTAACCAATATTTTAACCTGTTGTGTTGATTAAATGTTCAGTATctcagcagttaaagtactagacctgtaatcagagggttgttggttcaagcctttAAAGAAAGGCATCTAAATTCTCCTGTTGGTTAAACCTAATCTAGCAGCTTCAAGTTCCTCTAATAATTCCATGTTTACTCTCTATAAATACAGTTTTAGTAATGTGATTATTTCCAGATGCAGAATAACAGTATCTGACTGGGTGCactggtggcacagctgtaaaatacactagcacactgcTGCTGAGATCTGCAATTCAGTTGTAAAACTATCTGCATTAATATAGCGTTGCCTAAACACACTGATCTTATATACAGTTCTAACAGCTTCTGGATTTTGTAGCAGGATTTTGGATTGTTTCTGAGGGACTGTATGTTCTTTCTGTTGTCCTTTATTAAACTGGTGGCCCAAAGTCGGAAGCATATCATTCCACTTTCAGGTCAATAATGGAGGAGTTTGAATCTACTGGTGACGTTAAGAACTCATCTGGAAGTGGACGTTTGTCTTTAttgaccacacacacagacaggagGACGATTCGAGTGGCCAAAGACTCTTTACATTTGTCAGGTCTCAGGATTAGAAAGTCACCAGAACTACAATTAGATGCTTGCATAAACAGAAGATGTTTGGGAAAGATCAcgctggatctcagtggtggtgaaaTTCTGCTTCATTTACGCTGATTTTTATTTAACCCTCCAGTGGTTTGGTCTTCAGCTTCttgttgtttgtgttggtgtgtgaaAGCAGAAGTGAGAGTGGTGAGCAGTGAGGAGGTTTTTGTCATGATCTCAATCACTGTGATACGTGCTCATTAGCAGAGTTGTCCCACGTCTCACAGTAATACACTGCAGAGTCTCCGACCTCCACGTTACTGATTATTAACTGGTAATCAATTTTTGAAGAAGCTTTAGATGTGAAGCGTGTGGATGAAAAATTATCTCCATATTTATCAGGAGCGCTGAGAGAATGATGAAATCTCAACACAAACTGTGGAGCTTCAGATGGAATCTGTTTGTACCAGAGGATGTAGTAGCTTTCGTCTTTTTCAATGTTACACTCCAGAGTGACACTTTTCCCCTTTTGTTCTGTTAGAACCGAGGGTTTCTGTGTCACCGCTTTGTGGGAACTGACCACTGGAAGACAGAAGGACATCAGACGGAGGTTATTAGCATCAGCGTCATTTTAAACAGAAGGATGAGAAATAATAAAGAAGATGAAGGAAAGCAGGAGCAGATCTCTTACGTGTCAGGACGGCGAGGAGAGCGCAGACGCTCGGCAGCATGTTGGCAGAACGAGGGACAGAGCGAAGAACCGAGTGGAACCTGATGAGCCCAAAGAGTGGAGGAACCTTCATAAAGGATCGGGGGAGGAACCTGGATCTGCCGTCAGCCAATCAGACGACAAAAAGTGAAAAAGGTGTGGTGCTTGTAAAAAAAccttaaattaaatatacactaaattatacattatatgaccaaaactatgtggacatttgaccgtgagcttgttggacgtgcAGTTGCCTAAACACACTGATCTTATATACAGTTCTAACAGCTTCTGGATTTTGTagcaggattttggagtgtgtctgaggGACTGTATGTCCTTTCTGTTGTCCTTTATTAAACTGGTGCTCCAAAGTCGGAAGCATATCATTCCACTTTAGGTCAATAATGGAGGAGTTTGAATCTACTGGTGATGTTGAGAACTCACTGGAAGTGGACGTTTGTCTTTAttgaccacacacacagacaggagGACGGTTAGAGTGGCCAAAGACTCAGTAGTGGTGGTGAAATTCTGCTTTATCTACGCTGATTTTTATTTAACCCTCCAGTGGTTTGATCTGTATCTCATTAGTTAAAGTACTAGacctgtaatcagaaggttgttggttcaagcgcttagataaaggcatctgctaaatgctcctGTTGGCCAAACCTAATCTGGTGACACagctgtaaaatacactagcacactgctgctgagatctgagtttTTTAGGGTTCAAATATCACCGGTTCTATCGACTGGTCAGGCATCCGCATGGACATGATGGGCTAATGTCTGATGAGAGGATGGCCGAAACAGTCAAGCCACTTGCTGGGAGTGCGCTATTAGTGCCGATTCGAAGCCCGGATATAattttaaagtaataataaaatatcagtaattgACTGATCAGCCTGTGAGCAGAATAATGAGATTTCTGACAGCGATTCTGCTTGAGGTCCCTGCATGAGTCTCTGTAAGAATCTGCTAGCTTGTGTTTA
The DNA window shown above is from Trichomycterus rosablanca isolate fTriRos1 chromosome 26, fTriRos1.hap1, whole genome shotgun sequence and carries:
- the LOC134303164 gene encoding immunoglobulin lambda-1 light chain-like, producing MLPVLCSLLAALSCVSGVIMVTQNPPVLTLRKGENVTIHCNLGTVTNDARWYKQVSGEAPHSSPPPLLLHLLLELLVSSLSTRVPSDASEMLPALCSLLAALSCVSGVIVVTQKPPVLTVKGGEKITMHCNLGTVTGSAARWYKQVPGEAPQFVLRNYHEWSSPRYGSGFSAPKFTSTHSSQSDYTLIISNVEVGDSAVYYCHTYDSSANEEVSHTVVFGQGSKLIVEDAAQPPPVVTLFPPSDEELKSSKATLVCVSQHMSRGFANVRWLVDGSAVTSGVTTGSAVQQPDKKFSLSSYLSVDSSEWKNQDRTFICEVSAGTQPASVKLKRSECGTRT